A genome region from Sphingobium sp. CR2-8 includes the following:
- a CDS encoding quinone-dependent dihydroorotate dehydrogenase, which yields MSYRLIRPLLFALDAERAHHLSIAALRMMPTAAPLAADPMLELIVAGIRFPNPVGLAAGYDKDGRIAHKMHGLGFGFAELGTLTPLAQPGNPQPRLFRLVEDRAVINRFGFNNGGQGAAADRIARYRRPVGSSGGPVIGINIGANKDATAAGRGIADYVTGVTCMAPLADYLTVNISSPNTPGLRALQGRAALDDLLSAVMAARGAGTTPIFLKVAPDLEPADVEDIAAACLDHRVDALIVSNTTITRPALRSAHGGEAGGLSGAPLTDLSHARLRDFRRLLGARLPLIGVGGIANADQAYARIRAGASLVQLYSALVYEGPYLAKRINKGLKALMTRDGVRSIAELVGVDA from the coding sequence ATGTCCTACCGCCTGATCCGCCCGCTGCTCTTCGCCCTCGATGCCGAGCGCGCCCATCATCTCTCGATCGCCGCGCTGCGGATGATGCCGACCGCTGCGCCACTGGCCGCCGATCCGATGCTCGAATTGATCGTGGCGGGCATCCGTTTTCCCAATCCGGTCGGCCTGGCGGCAGGCTATGACAAGGACGGGCGGATCGCGCACAAGATGCATGGCCTGGGCTTCGGTTTCGCCGAACTGGGCACGCTGACGCCGCTGGCCCAGCCGGGCAATCCGCAACCGCGCCTGTTCCGTCTGGTCGAGGATCGGGCCGTCATCAACCGTTTCGGCTTCAACAATGGCGGGCAGGGCGCGGCGGCCGACCGCATCGCCCGCTATCGCCGACCGGTGGGCAGCAGCGGCGGCCCGGTGATCGGCATCAATATTGGCGCGAACAAGGATGCGACCGCAGCGGGACGCGGCATCGCCGATTATGTGACGGGCGTCACCTGCATGGCGCCGCTGGCCGATTATCTGACCGTCAACATCTCCTCCCCCAACACGCCGGGCCTGCGCGCGCTACAGGGCCGCGCCGCGCTGGACGACCTGCTCTCGGCGGTGATGGCGGCGCGCGGCGCGGGCACGACGCCAATTTTCCTGAAAGTCGCCCCGGATCTGGAACCGGCCGATGTCGAGGATATCGCCGCCGCCTGCCTCGACCATCGCGTCGACGCGCTGATCGTGTCCAACACCACCATCACCCGCCCGGCGCTGCGGTCGGCCCATGGCGGGGAAGCAGGCGGCCTGTCGGGCGCGCCGCTGACCGACCTGTCCCATGCGCGATTGCGCGATTTCCGTCGGCTGCTGGGCGCGCGCCTGCCGCTGATCGGGGTCGGCGGCATCGCGAACGCGGACCAGGCCTATGCCCGCATCCGCGCGGGCGCGTCGCTGGTCCAGCTCTACAGCGCGCTGGTCTATGAAGGGCCGTATCTGGCAAAGCGGATCAACAAGGGCCTAAAGGCGCTGATGACCCGCGACGGCGTGCGTAGCATCGCCGAACTTGTCGGCGTCGACGCCTGA
- the ggt gene encoding gamma-glutamyltransferase encodes MTSRLPGLLAPIALLALTPLPALAREPVSTNATVSAADPRAAQAGQEILRKGGSATDAAIAMMLTLNVVEPHNSGIGGGGFLMHHDGATGLLESIDGRETAPAAARPDRFMGPDGKPLPFIQAWPGGYSAGVPGNLRMAWDAHKKWGKLPWADLFQPAIRYARDGFVLGERTATALKAVKDIWRDFPQIQQAFWVDGAPPPVGTVLKNAPLAALFDRIAAEGPDAFYTGENARLLSAAVTNAPKNPVPLTQADLSGYQAKPRKPVCGHYRVYTVCGMGPASAGGVTVLEILGMVERFPLAQWGKDDPRSWHVIGEAMQLAYADRDTWLGDPDFVSVPVAGLIDPAYLKQRSALIRLNKALTAYQPGTPPGAQPRTSSLPQPESGTSHFVAVDRHGDIAAWTSTIESFFGSQLIANGVILNNELTDFSFTPEKNGAPVANRVEPGKRPLSSMSPTIVYDAKGTPVFTVGAAGGKTIIMQVAKALIAHFDWGLSAQESIAHGLLFFNGDGLVLEQGTALEAMKAPLEKLGHRVSMNRMGLKANAAERLPDGRWQGAADPRSPGVSLQE; translated from the coding sequence ATGACATCCCGCCTGCCCGGCCTGCTGGCCCCGATCGCCCTTCTCGCCCTCACGCCGCTGCCCGCCCTCGCCCGGGAGCCGGTATCGACCAACGCCACCGTATCCGCCGCCGATCCGCGCGCGGCGCAGGCGGGGCAGGAGATATTGCGCAAGGGCGGCAGCGCCACCGACGCCGCGATCGCGATGATGCTGACGCTGAACGTCGTGGAACCGCATAATAGCGGCATCGGCGGCGGTGGCTTCCTGATGCATCATGACGGCGCGACCGGCCTGCTGGAATCGATCGATGGCCGCGAAACCGCGCCAGCAGCTGCGCGGCCCGACCGCTTCATGGGCCCGGACGGCAAGCCCCTGCCCTTCATCCAGGCCTGGCCGGGCGGCTATTCGGCCGGGGTGCCCGGCAATCTGCGCATGGCATGGGACGCCCACAAAAAATGGGGCAAGCTGCCCTGGGCCGACCTGTTCCAGCCCGCCATCCGCTACGCGCGGGACGGCTTCGTGCTGGGCGAACGCACCGCCACGGCGCTCAAGGCGGTCAAGGACATCTGGCGCGACTTCCCTCAAATCCAGCAGGCGTTCTGGGTCGACGGCGCGCCGCCGCCGGTCGGTACGGTGCTGAAAAATGCGCCGCTCGCCGCCCTGTTCGACCGGATCGCCGCCGAAGGCCCCGACGCCTTCTACACCGGCGAAAATGCCCGCCTGCTCAGTGCCGCCGTCACCAATGCGCCCAAAAACCCGGTGCCGCTGACGCAGGCCGATCTATCGGGCTATCAGGCCAAGCCGCGCAAGCCCGTCTGCGGCCACTATCGCGTCTATACCGTCTGCGGCATGGGACCGGCCTCGGCCGGCGGCGTCACCGTGCTCGAGATATTGGGCATGGTCGAACGCTTCCCGCTGGCCCAATGGGGCAAGGATGACCCGCGCAGCTGGCATGTCATCGGCGAAGCGATGCAGCTGGCCTATGCCGATCGCGACACCTGGCTGGGCGACCCGGATTTCGTGTCGGTGCCGGTCGCGGGCCTGATCGACCCCGCCTATCTCAAGCAACGCTCGGCCCTGATCCGCCTCAACAAGGCGCTCACCGCCTACCAGCCCGGCACCCCGCCCGGCGCGCAGCCGCGCACATCGTCGCTGCCCCAGCCCGAAAGCGGCACCAGCCATTTCGTCGCGGTCGACCGCCATGGCGACATCGCCGCCTGGACCTCCACGATCGAAAGCTTCTTCGGCAGCCAGCTGATCGCCAACGGCGTCATCCTGAACAATGAACTGACCGATTTCAGCTTCACCCCGGAAAAGAACGGCGCGCCGGTCGCCAACCGGGTGGAGCCGGGCAAGCGCCCGCTCTCCTCCATGTCGCCGACCATCGTTTACGATGCCAAGGGCACGCCCGTCTTCACCGTGGGCGCGGCGGGGGGCAAGACCATCATCATGCAGGTCGCCAAGGCGCTGATCGCCCATTTCGACTGGGGCCTGTCCGCGCAGGAGTCGATCGCCCACGGCCTCCTCTTCTTCAACGGCGACGGGCTGGTGCTGGAACAGGGCACGGCGCTGGAAGCGATGAAGGCCCCGCTGGAAAAGCTCGGCCATCGCGTCAGCATGAACCGCATGGGCCTCAAGGCCAATGCCGCCGAACGCCTGCCCGACGGGCGCTGGCAGGGCGCCGCCGATCCGCGCAGCCCGGGCGTTTCGCTACAGGAGTAG
- a CDS encoding DUF5110 domain-containing protein, with product MRAILKIAAPLAVAAATLAACSDKSKEPSQRDEIGQVWKYEGGEGGKAKVAYIGSANAVATMTAPDTFSVLLVQPLDKGAADVTVKLVGAPFTCDLSDCKVRATTDDGESHEWKGRVTDNKDGITIAPSQGAYEAIKDAKSVKIDLVVGPKDKTAPFDFNVAGLDLKG from the coding sequence ATGCGCGCCATCCTGAAGATTGCCGCCCCCCTGGCGGTGGCCGCCGCGACGCTGGCAGCCTGTTCGGACAAGAGCAAGGAACCCAGCCAGCGCGACGAGATCGGCCAGGTCTGGAAATATGAAGGCGGCGAGGGCGGGAAGGCCAAGGTCGCCTATATCGGCAGCGCCAACGCGGTCGCGACGATGACCGCGCCCGACACCTTTTCCGTGCTGCTGGTCCAGCCCTTGGACAAAGGGGCGGCGGACGTGACGGTCAAGCTGGTCGGCGCGCCCTTCACCTGCGACCTGTCCGATTGCAAGGTGCGGGCGACCACCGACGATGGCGAGAGCCATGAATGGAAGGGGCGTGTTACTGACAACAAGGACGGCATCACCATCGCGCCGTCGCAGGGCGCCTATGAGGCGATCAAGGACGCCAAAAGCGTGAAGATCGATCTGGTCGTCGGGCCGAAGGACAAGACCGCGCCGTTCGACTTCAACGTGGCGGGGCTGGATTTGAAGGGGTGA
- a CDS encoding SufE family protein has product MTDQPPLADLQEEYAFLDADDRYRLLIDLGRALEPMPDALKTDATLVRGCSAAVWVYPTVLEDGRLHFLADSNAAITKGIIALVLLTVQDGAPADIAATDIEAALAPFDLKNQLSSNRTQGIPNMIALIRDTAGRYV; this is encoded by the coding sequence ATGACCGACCAGCCCCCTCTCGCCGATCTTCAGGAAGAATATGCATTTCTGGATGCGGACGATCGGTATCGGCTGCTGATCGATCTGGGCCGGGCGCTGGAACCCATGCCCGACGCGCTCAAGACCGACGCGACGCTGGTAAGGGGCTGTTCGGCGGCGGTGTGGGTCTATCCCACGGTGCTGGAGGATGGGCGGCTCCATTTCCTGGCCGACAGCAATGCCGCGATCACCAAGGGGATCATCGCGCTGGTGCTGCTGACCGTGCAGGACGGCGCGCCCGCCGATATCGCGGCGACCGATATCGAAGCGGCGCTGGCGCCGTTCGACCTCAAGAACCAACTCAGTTCCAACCGGACGCAGGGGATACCCAACATGATCGCGCTGATCCGCGACACGGCGGGCCGCTACGTCTGA
- a CDS encoding aldose 1-epimerase family protein, which yields MSDARLSIASPTLSATIDPLGAELWSLKDSEDREWMTDADPRWWTGHAPLLFPFVGRSRGDVYRLNGRDYPMPQHGFARRASFTPVEHDDDSLTLRLEADSDTRAVYPFDFRLDMHFAIEGTGLRMTATVTNRGQADMPFSFGYHPAFSWPLPFGGATEDHRITFDQPEPAPIRKVGDEPGLIAREAFPSPVAGDTLIPTHAMFEGDALIWDDLASRSLTWGVPGRPRLRIDFPETPWLGLWQKPGAHYLCVEPWAGMADLVGFDGDVWDKQGIMALPPGDSRSFRMDVTLVGV from the coding sequence ATGTCCGACGCGCGCCTGTCCATCGCATCCCCCACCCTGTCCGCCACGATCGATCCCTTGGGTGCGGAGCTTTGGTCGCTCAAGGATAGCGAGGACCGCGAATGGATGACCGACGCCGACCCGCGCTGGTGGACCGGTCATGCGCCCCTGCTCTTCCCCTTCGTCGGCCGGTCGCGCGGTGACGTCTACCGGCTGAACGGGCGCGATTATCCCATGCCCCAGCATGGCTTCGCCCGCCGCGCATCCTTCACACCGGTCGAGCATGACGACGACAGCCTGACCCTGCGGCTGGAGGCGGATAGCGACACCCGCGCCGTCTACCCCTTCGACTTCCGGCTCGACATGCATTTCGCGATCGAGGGCACGGGCCTCAGGATGACCGCGACCGTCACCAACCGGGGGCAGGCGGACATGCCGTTCAGCTTCGGCTATCACCCCGCCTTCTCCTGGCCCCTGCCCTTTGGCGGCGCGACGGAGGATCACCGCATCACCTTCGATCAGCCCGAACCCGCCCCGATCCGCAAAGTGGGCGACGAACCCGGCCTCATCGCCCGCGAAGCCTTTCCGTCCCCGGTCGCAGGCGACACGCTGATCCCCACCCACGCGATGTTCGAAGGGGACGCGCTGATCTGGGACGACCTTGCCAGCCGCTCGCTGACCTGGGGCGTGCCCGGCCGACCGCGCCTCAGGATCGATTTCCCCGAGACGCCCTGGCTCGGCCTCTGGCAGAAACCGGGCGCCCATTATCTGTGCGTCGAGCCCTGGGCTGGCATGGCGGACCTGGTGGGGTTCGACGGCGACGTCTGGGACAAGCAGGGCATCATGGCGCTGCCGCCAGGCGACAGCCGCAGCTTCCGCATGGACGTGACGCTGGTCGGCGTGTAA
- a CDS encoding PilZ domain-containing protein, translating to MDQTPRPKRSNVFMDAHLNLGEPLSASQLVRIRDISEGGARIQGKSPGVGARIVVTRGETAMPGRVVWTADRHFGVAFDEPVDVESVLKAAAPQSPAKPAYADALTSGLTHFRRNPVGRGSPSTFGLKRTATGR from the coding sequence ATGGACCAGACTCCCCGCCCCAAGCGCTCCAACGTCTTCATGGATGCCCATCTGAACCTGGGCGAGCCGCTATCCGCCTCCCAGCTTGTCCGCATCCGCGACATTTCCGAAGGCGGCGCGCGGATTCAGGGCAAGTCGCCGGGGGTCGGCGCGCGCATAGTTGTAACGCGGGGGGAAACCGCCATGCCTGGCCGCGTCGTGTGGACGGCGGACCGTCATTTCGGTGTGGCGTTTGACGAACCGGTCGACGTGGAATCGGTGCTGAAGGCCGCCGCGCCCCAATCCCCCGCCAAGCCCGCCTATGCCGACGCGCTGACATCCGGCCTGACGCATTTCCGGCGCAACCCCGTCGGCCGCGGATCGCCATCGACCTTCGGCCTCAAACGGACGGCAACCGGGCGCTAA